The Natrinema pellirubrum DSM 15624 region CGACTCGTCGGGTCGGAGGTACCGCTCGTCCGGCGGGAAGGCGGTGTGGCTCGCGCCGTATTGTGCGGCGACCGCTCTCGCGCCGCGGACCTCCTGTGCGTCTAGCGATCCGACCGTGTAGCTGTGGGCTATCTCGGGGAGTTGCGAGAGGATGATCCGCGAGTCATAGCCCGCCGAGAGGAGGACGCCCTTTCGGCCGGGGAGGACCGATCGCCGACGGAGCGCCCGCTCGAGACGATCGGCGAGTTCCCCGACCGCGTCGAAGTCCGCTGCCGGCTGGGGATCGTAGACGAACCGATCGAGCGGGTCGATCGCCGTCGACGTGAGTCGGCTGTCGAGCGGGACCCGACGGAGTTCCGAGAGCGGCGTCTTCTCGCCCAGGGCCACCCCCAGATGTAGGAACTCGAGGACACCGTCTCGGTCGAGCGTCGGCTCCGTGACGGTTCGACCGACCGAAGCGGCGTCGGTTCCGAAGGTTCGAGGTCCCGGTTCGTCGGTGTAGAAGCACTCGCGGGAACGGACCGGATCCGTGGCGATAACCGCCTCGTCGGTCGGCCCGGCGTCGATCACGGCCAGATACGAGCCGTTGAGATCACGGAGCGCATCGATACCGTCCGCCCGGTAGCGCTCGAGGAGCCAGCGAGCCGCGTTCGGGTCGTCCGTGGGGACGTACGATTCGCCCCAGACGAGACAACGGCCCTCGTCGCCGGTGTACGTGGCGCTCCAGCCCGGAGCGCCGAGGTCGGAATCCCTGATTCCGACCGTGAGCGTCGGCCCGGCGAGTACCTCGTCGAAGTCGTCGCTGGATCGAAACTGCTCGAACGTGTCGATACCGCCGAATACACCGAAGAGTTCCCTGTTCATCGTCGAAGACCACCTCGCAGACGGCGTCCGGATGCGGGGACGGGTCCGAACGGCCGTCCGCACGTCCGCCTCCGTAGCTTTCCTCCGGCCGAGCGTGCAATTACTATGCGACTGTTAAGCACCGGTTCGACGGGGCCGAGTCGATCCCGACGACGGTCGATCCGGCCTATCGGATCTATAATAATAGGATCGCTGTCGGTAGCATCGGCTCGCCAATGACACGGAAACGCGCCACGCGACGTCGGTTCCTCGCACTGTCCGGTGCAGTCGGTGCCGTCGGAATGGCCGGCTGTGCGGATCGTATCGAGTCGGCGGTCGATCGGGTCGACACCGGTTCGTCGAACGGGACCGATGCGCCGGACGACTCGGCCACGCCGGGGCTTGCGGACGGCGTCCCAGCGCTCGAGACGGCGTTCGATAGCCGGGACCGGTTCCGGCAGCCGGGCGAATCGCTGGACGACTTCGGCGATCTCGACGCCTGGACAGTCGTTCAGGGCTCGGGAACGGCCGACACCGACGTCGTTTTCGACGGCGAACAGAGCTTCAGGCTCGAGTCGAACGGGAGCGAGAACGTCATCGCGGAACGGAGCCTCGACGGCGAGGACCTGACGGCGACGGATCTGTCCGTCGCGGTGCGAACGACGACGCCCGACAGTATCGCCGTCAACCTGCGTCTCGTCGACCAGTTCGGGAGCGAGAAGGTCTACTCCCTCCGCCAGATCAGGTACCGTGCGCCCGACGTCGGCTGGTTCAGAACGAGCCCCGGCGTCTTCCAGCAAAGCGAGCCCGAGCCCTCGCTGGATCACCTCGATCGGCTCGAGGTGCAGGTGCTGCACTCGATGCCGGAAGCGGAAGTCTGGATCGACGACCTGCGCACCCACGAGACGCCCGATCAGGGCTATGTCATGTTGAGCTGGGACGACGGAACGCTCGACTACTACGAGACGGCCGCGCCGCTGCACGACGAGTACGGGTTCCCGGCAGTGCAGGCACCGGTGCCGCGGTGGGCCGAACAGGGTGTTGACGGGCACATGTCGATCTCGGAACTGCAGGACCGACAGGAGGCAGGCGATCAGATCGTCGTCCACGGAACCCACGACCCGATTCACGAACTCGACGACGCGGAGACGATCGACGAACGGCTCAGACGGGACAAACAGTGGTTCGTCGACAACGGGTTCGAGGGGGCGAACTACATCGTCCATCCGCACAACAGTTTCGACAAGACGAGCCTCGAGCGGACGACCGACTATCACTACTGTGGCGGGTTCAACCAGGCCGGCAACGTCAACACGACGAGCGTCTACGGCTTCGATCCGCTCGCCCTCCCGCGGACGATCGGGCACGACCTCGACATCTCGAAGCAGTGTGTCGATCTGGCTGCCAAACACAACCAGTGTACGATTCTGAACTTCCACACGTTCGAGGCCACCAACACGATGCCCGAGGACGACTACGAGTCGTTGCTCGAGTACATCGACAGTGCTGACATCGAGGTCATCACGTTCGACGACCTCTGGAAGCTGCGTGTGGCCGACCACTGATTCGGGCCCCACGAGGGCGTTTCGTCGAGCGGGAGTCGCGTACCGAATCGACCGACAGCGGGTAACGATGCGTCTCTCTTTCGAGGCAAGTACTGGACTGCAACGAGAAGCGGTTAGCAGTCCGTCGAGAGCGTGAGCCGATCGACATCAGTCGCTCCGTCGTCGTCGACGACGCGCAACGCCACCGGGTGGTCGCCGGTCGCGCTGATCGTCACGTCGATCGTCTCCCCGGTCTCGTCGAACGAGCCGGTATCACCGAGACGCCACTCGTAGCGGACGAGTTCTCCGTCCGGGTCGGACGACTGTGACGCGTCGAGCGTGACCGTCTGCCCGGGCTCGAGCGTCGTGTCGGAACCCAATGCCGGGGCGGTCGTGATCCGTGCAGTGGGTGACTCCCCGGTCTGGCCCTCGTCGTCGGTGCCGTCGTCGACCGGTTCCGAGGGCTCCGCGTCGTCCCGGTTCTCGGGAGGACTGCCGTCGCCGGCGTCCTCGAGCAACAACTCGCCCGCGAGGAGCCGGTCGACGATCGCCGTGTGCCATCGGACACGAGTTTCCAGTTCGACGCCCGTCGAGAGCGTCTCCGCGAGGAACGCATCGGCCCCCAGATCGCGGGCGGCTTTGTGGACGAGCAAGCCGGTCGGATCGCTCTCGGGGCTGGAGAACGGCCCGGGCCGGAACTCGAGTTCGGGGTCGTCGACGAACTTCCGGGTCACGGCGTCGGCGACAGCGCCAGCGGTGTCGGCGGCCGCATCGCTCTCGCCGTGAAAGATCGCCTGGCCGACGCCGTCCATGGGATCGCCCGCGTAGATGCCCGTCGACTCGTGGAGATCGACGACGACGTCCGGGTCGTATTCGGTGATGACGTCCCAGATGGCCCCTGCGAGTTCCGTTCCCGGGGGTTCACCCTCCGGGAACTGTCGATTGAGATTGTTTCCGTCGTCGTCGGTTCTCGTCCCGCGTTCGATGGCGACGGCGTTGGCCGCCGGGATCGCGACGAGCGTGCCGGCGTCGATCGGCCAGTCGGCAATCCGGCCGGCGGCCGTATAGCCCGCGACTTCGTTCCCGTGGATCCCGCCGACGACGACCGCCGTCGGTCCCTCGGCGTCCGCGGTTGTCACGTACACCGTCGTCTCTTCCGGCGTCCCCTCGCGAACGACGAACGACGCTCGAGAAACGGTCCCCGCGTCCGATCGGTCCGTATCGCCGACGACGCTGGCGGCGCTTGCACTCGCGAGTACACAACTGGCTGTGACGGCCAATACGGATCGTCGTGAGTGGATATCACGTCTCATCCGGTCGACCCGTCGGTTCCGAACGGGTTTACTACAGGTGCGATAACCGATGGAAACAGTACCGTTTCAGTTCTGCAACCGTCCCGTCGTGCGTCGATTCGTGCTGTTCGGTGCCGATTCGAGACGATCGGTGCGGACCGCTCACTCGGAACGCGTGTGTCGTCCGAGCGTGATTACGACCAGCAGGGCGACGAGCGCCACGACGATCGGTCGCGATCGCCGTCGAAGCCCGGCCCCGGCGACCCAGCAGACGCCGGGATACGTCCGCGGCGACGCCCCAGCCTTGCGGAAGTGCCAGAGGGCCCGCAGGAACCGCCCCTCCGCGAAGTACCGCTTTGCGATGATGAGTTCGTGCCTCGAGCGGATCTCGTAACCCTCAGCCTCGAACCGCTCGACCTCGGATTCGTAGGTCGACAGGTACTGTCGGCTCGCAGTTCTCGTCACGTCCGCGGGCGGATGGCCGGTCTCGTTGCGGCGAACGAGTGCCGCGTCGACGTACGCGAGGTTCCCGCACTCGAGGACGCGCAGACAGAACTCCGGATCCTGGAACCGGTCGAGATCCTCGTCGAAGCCGCCGACCTCTCTGGCGACGTCGGTGCGGACGAGCAGCGTCGACCCCGCGCCCGGCTGAACGTTGTCCGCGAGGATCTCGCCGATCAGTTCTTCACCACCTTCTCTCGTCGGTTCGTCGTCCGAGCGAGCGAGTACGGACGCGGCGATCGACCGGAGCCGTCCGCTCGCGCCGGAGAGGTCGTATGCCGTCCCGCAGTAGGCGCCGACCCAGTCACTCGAGCGATCCTCGAGGGCCGCGAGCTGGCGCTCGAGTTTCGTGGGCTGCCACTCGTCGTCCGAATCGAGGAAGGCGACGTACTCGCCGTGAGCGTGTTCGAGTCCCGTGTTCCGGGCGACGTTTGCGCCCCGGTTGGTCGCGTGGAGTACGGGCCGCACCCGCGGGTCCTCGTACTCGGCCAGCACCGACTCGGTGTCGTCGGTCGAACCGTCGTCGACGACGACCACCTCGAGGTCGTCGATCGTCTGTGCGAGCGCGCTGTCGATCGCGCGCGGAAGCGTCGCCGCTCTGTTGTACGTCGGGATGATGACGCTGACGCGAGTCATTTCCCGGCAGTTCCGGCGCGTCTCGGATTATTATCGCGTCGATAAACGCCACCACCGGACGGCTGCGGCCGCGTCGACTCGCCCCCTCGGCGACCGGCCGGCTCGAGATCGACGGCGTTCGATCGTGATGCCCGCACTAATAGCCGTATAAGCAAGGGCGAACGGTTCGTCGACGCGGTCGATGACGAACAGAAACCGCCGATCGTTCGTAACGACGGTTGCAGCGACCGGAACGCTCGGCCTCGCCGGCTGTCTCTCGCGGATGCGGGAGTGGCGTGGCGCGGACGGCGAGCCGGCGACATCCCAGTCGAGCGACGGGAACGACGGCGACGAGGCCGGTGACCGACTGTCCCTTCCGGGGGACCCGATCGACCGCTTCGAGGATCTCGACCGATGGACGCCGATGATCGACGCCGGGCAACTCGAGGCCGGGACGGCCGACCCGTACGCCGGCTCGCAGTCGGCCCACCTCACGGCCGCCGAGGATACCGAGTATGCAGCCGTCTACAGGACGATTCCGGACGGACTGGATCTGAGCGACAAGAGCCTCTCGCTTGCCGTCAGCTTCACCGGCCGCGAGCAGCTTCACCTCACGCTCGAGTTGTTCGCACCGAACTCGCGCAACGTCCACGCCATGCAGCGCACGCTCGTCGGACCGACCGATCGGTGGGTCCGGGTCGACTTCGGGACCGATCGGGTCGAGGGCCAGCCCGACCTGACCGATGTCCGGGAGGTACGGCTGATCGCCCGCCGTCGCGCCGACTCAACCGGCCCGATCGACTGCCGGATCGACGACCTCCGCGCGACCGACCGTCCCGAAACCGGCGCGGTCATGCTCCTGTTCGACGGCACGCTCGAAAGCCACTACACGGCCGCGTTCGAGCAGCTGCAGGCGTACGGCTTCGCGGGCGTCGAAGCGGTCATCCCGGAGGCCGTCGGCGAGGACGGCCGGCTCACGATCGACGAACTCTCCGACCTCGACGCCGCGGGCTGGGATATGGCGGCCCGGCCGCGAACCGGCGCGCGGTCCCTCGACGAGTTCCCGCCGGAAAAACAGGCGGAGCTGATTCGGGGGACGAAAGCGGCCCTCGAGAGTCGCGGCTTCGAGGACGGTGCGAAGCACTTCGTCACGCCGCGAAACGTCCTGGGATCGACCGCCCGCGATCTCGTCCGGGAGTACCACGAGCAGGCGTTCCGGTTCGGTGGCGGTCCGAACGGGTTGCCGCTTACCGACCCACACGACGCGGGCTTCTTCGCCGGCGATGCCGGCGACGTGACGAAATCCTACATCGACTTCGCCGCCGAGTACGGACAGCTCGCGGTCTTGCACTTCGAACACGTCGGCGAGAACGGGATGAGCGAGCGCGCGTTCGCGGACCTGCTCGAGTACGTCGACGCGCAAGACGTCGACGTCGTCACCGCGACCGACCTGCTGGAGCGGACGAGCGGAGGCGATCGCTGATGTACCGGAACGCGAGCGTCGGCGTCGTGTTACCCGCCTACAACGAGGAGGGGTTCGTCGGTGACGTGATCCGCGAGATGCCCGCGTACGTCGATCGGATCTACGCGATCGACGATCGGTCGACGGACGGCACCTGGGACGAGATCCGCGAGGCTGCCCGGGCGGACGCGACCGCCACCGATCGCGGCAACGGCGAGTCCGTCGATCGGCTCGTGGCTGACGGCGGTGCGTCCGCGCTCACGAACCGGGCGGCGGTCCACGACGCCATCGGCCGCGTCGTCCCGATCAAGCACACGGAAAACCGCGGTGCCGGCGGGGCGATCAAGACCGGCTATCTCGCCGCGCTCACGGACGGCGTGGACGCGACGGTCACCGTCGACGCCGACGGACAGATGGACCTCTCACAGATGCAGCGGCTCCTCGATCCGATCGTCGACGGTGGGGCCGACTACGCGAAGGGCAACCGGCTCCTATCCCGAGAGTACCGGGACGCGATGCCACGATTTCGGTTCGTGGGCAACGCGGTTCTGACCTTCCTGACGAAGATCGCCTCCGGCTACTGGAAGACGATGGACCCCCAGAACGGGTATACGGCGATCTCCCACGACGCCCTCGCGGCGATCGAGGTCGAGAACCTCTACGAGTACTACGGCTACTGCAACGATCTACTGGTGAAGCTAAACGTCCACGGGATGCGCGTCGCCGACGTGGCGATGCCAGCCGTCTACGGCGACGAGGAGTCGAGTATTACGTATTGGCGGTACATTCCCAAGGTCTCGTCGATGTTGCTTCGCAACTTCCTGTGGCGGCTGAAAACGAAGTACCTCGTATTGGACTTCCACCCGCTCGCACTGTTTTACCTCTTCGGAGCGGCGACAGCGACGACCGGCGTCCTCGGCGTCGGCGTGGTCGTCTCTGCCGCGCTCTCGAGTCCCGGTACACCGGCCGTCGGGAGCGTGACGAGCCTGCTGTTGTTCGTCGCCGGAACGGCGTTTCTCCTTCTGGCGATGGTGTTCGACATGGCCGAAAGCGACACCCTCGAGACCCAGATCCAGTAACACCGGACACGCGCAGGATCGGGTACGTACTCAGCTGTCCGGACGTCTCGACGGCCCTGGTATCACGACAGTGATCGATTGGAAGGGGTAACCGGGCTCGAGAGTCCGTGGCGCGTACAGACTCGGTCAGGGCGTGACGCTCCCGATCCCGGAGCCGAGTAGCCCCAGTGTGAGTCCCGAGACGAGCAGGGATAATCCGACGACGAACAGCAGACTGTGTAACCTGTTTTGCTCCCGTTGTTTCGTCCCGCCGGCCGCGAGCCAACCGCGTATTGCGTCCGCCTTCGCGCCGAGCGGGTCGGGGAACGTCGACAGCACCTCGAATGGCTCGGCCGGGTCGAGTGCGCCGACGAGCAGTGCGAACACGACGAAGATCACGAAGCCAGCGGGCGGGACGACCGCGAGTGCGAGCCACGGGTTCCCGATGGCCGTCGAGAGGGTGACGATCGGGCCAGCTGCGAGGACGGTCGCCAGTATCGAACGCCCGAGTCGGGCGTCCGAGAGGGGATCGAAGCCGACCAGTCGAGCGCTCCAGCAGTGGAACAGAAACATCGATCCGTATCCGACGCTGGTCGCGACAGCAGCACCGTGCATTCCGAAGCGGGGGATCAGAGTGACGTTGAGGACGACGTTGATCACGGCCGCAGCGCCGGTGGCCGCGACCGGATATCGGAGCATCCCCTTCCCCTGTGAGATCGCCAGGATCGGGCGTGCAAGGGCAAAGCCGAGCGATCCGGGAAGTAACAGCAACAGGGGCGCGATCGCCGGCGTGGCATCCGCGCCGAAGTAGATCGGCACGGCGATATCGGCTAACGCAGCGAGACCGACCGCCATGACGGCCGTCAGCAAGAACGTGTACCGCGTCGTCCGGGACGCGAGATCCGAAATCTCCCGGAGCCGGTTTTGGGACCATAGTTCCGATGTCGAGTGGACGAACACCGTCTGAAGGGCCATTGGGATAAACCAGAGGAACTCCGCGAGCGTGAGCGCTGCCTTGTAGTTTCCGACCGCGGAACTCTCCGTGAACCGCTGGAGCATCACGATGTCGATGTGATAGAGCGACATCAACAGGAAGACCAGGGCGATGCTCATCGAGTTGAACGTGAGCATCTGTCTCCGGGGAAACCGCTCCGTCGGGCGACTGAATAGACACGACAACGAGACCCGCCGATGTACGAGGGCTAACCCGATGGCGGCAACGAGCGTACTCGCGACCAACTGCCCTGCAAGCGCGCCGAACACCCCGGCACCGAGGTAAACCAGCGGCACTGCAACGACGACGAACCCGACCTTGTCGACGATCTTCAGTGGCTCCGAGTACCGCTCGAGGCCAAAGCCCATGAGCGTCTTCCGCGCGTAATCGCGGAACTGCGCCGTCACGACGAGCGCGGCGAGGACGTAGAAATAGCTCGTCAGTTCGGATCCGAACGCACGGCCGACGAGTCCGACCCGCGTCGCAACCACCAGCAGGAGGGCCCCGAGGACCGAGAGCGTGATTGCCAGCCGCAGGTAGAAGCCGACGACGTGTTCGCTCCAGTTGGCCGCGGCGCGGTCCTCCGCAAGGAACTTCCGGACGCCGTCGGTGACGCCGGAGCTGACGAAGATCATGTAGATCGCGAAGACCGACAGCAAAAACGCGTACTCGCCGAAGGCCGCTGCACCGAGCAGCCGGTACAAAAGCGGCGTCGAGAGCGCAGTGACGACGAGAACGACTACTTTGGCACTGACGACCGAAACGACGCCGCTCGCGATACTCCTGTTCACGGTCTCCCCCCGGGACGGTCGACCGCCCCTCTCGCCAACGATCGGCCTCGATCCGACGGAGTCACTGTAGCGAGACGGTGGCGACAGCGTGGCGTTATTATACGGGTGTTAAACGCCAAGCGGCGGCATGGAACGGAATCGACGACCGGAAGCTGCCACCTCGCCGCGGCCCCGAACCCGGGCGCTCTTACTGGTACGTGTTCTCCCAGGTCGTGACGCCGCTTGCACCGAGGTCGCGAATCCCGTCGACCAGCCGGTTCTTCTTGAACGTGGGGTTCGTCGACGAGGAGTAGAGACAGACGGCTTCGTGGCCACCCGATGACTCGAGCGTCGAGTCGCGAACGAGTGCGTCGGAACCGAGATCGACGAACGGATACTGACTGGCGCGGAGATCGCTCTCATAGATCGTCAGGTCTGCCCCCGTGTTGACGATGGCGTTTCGGTCCACCCCGTCGCGCCCGTGCTGGGCGATGTCGACGTGGCTGAACCGACAGTTGTCGCGTTCACAGCGGATCCCGTCGCGGAAGCCGCCGGCGTCGCCCGCCTGCCCCGTGATCGTGAGGTATTCGGCGAGTACCTGCTCGGCCCTATCGCTGTCCCGAATCCAGAGCGGATAGCCGCCTGCGGTTTCGTGGGTGATCTCC contains the following coding sequences:
- a CDS encoding asparagine synthase-related protein is translated as MNRELFGVFGGIDTFEQFRSSDDFDEVLAGPTLTVGIRDSDLGAPGWSATYTGDEGRCLVWGESYVPTDDPNAARWLLERYRADGIDALRDLNGSYLAVIDAGPTDEAVIATDPVRSRECFYTDEPGPRTFGTDAASVGRTVTEPTLDRDGVLEFLHLGVALGEKTPLSELRRVPLDSRLTSTAIDPLDRFVYDPQPAADFDAVGELADRLERALRRRSVLPGRKGVLLSAGYDSRIILSQLPEIAHSYTVGSLDAQEVRGARAVAAQYGASHTAFPPDERYLRPDESKRRYSQGIKESLHIHHAGYTDEIDVDTMYHGLLCDTFFRGHFTAENTVDVLGKRVPTGRLESDPDPVDALLEKFGYSRETSLDLAERTSFAVDPDAFVRGAIRDEFDSRRSRADRIQNALTCCGIANQPSMPFHNHLSDNFLTSFLAADRDLIDWHLRTPPERRTTETFLRACERIDDDILRHRPPDRPHETTLFNEIEGFVRRKTPFLSSFEPPWPDREALFERHDFDQRHLGDLPHVHSLPTRHKLRVIDLRGWLEFRPEGAMRLRSWLRPPDPAVA
- a CDS encoding polysaccharide deacetylase family protein; protein product: MTRKRATRRRFLALSGAVGAVGMAGCADRIESAVDRVDTGSSNGTDAPDDSATPGLADGVPALETAFDSRDRFRQPGESLDDFGDLDAWTVVQGSGTADTDVVFDGEQSFRLESNGSENVIAERSLDGEDLTATDLSVAVRTTTPDSIAVNLRLVDQFGSEKVYSLRQIRYRAPDVGWFRTSPGVFQQSEPEPSLDHLDRLEVQVLHSMPEAEVWIDDLRTHETPDQGYVMLSWDDGTLDYYETAAPLHDEYGFPAVQAPVPRWAEQGVDGHMSISELQDRQEAGDQIVVHGTHDPIHELDDAETIDERLRRDKQWFVDNGFEGANYIVHPHNSFDKTSLERTTDYHYCGGFNQAGNVNTTSVYGFDPLALPRTIGHDLDISKQCVDLAAKHNQCTILNFHTFEATNTMPEDDYESLLEYIDSADIEVITFDDLWKLRVADH
- a CDS encoding PKD domain-containing protein codes for the protein MRRDIHSRRSVLAVTASCVLASASAASVVGDTDRSDAGTVSRASFVVREGTPEETTVYVTTADAEGPTAVVVGGIHGNEVAGYTAAGRIADWPIDAGTLVAIPAANAVAIERGTRTDDDGNNLNRQFPEGEPPGTELAGAIWDVITEYDPDVVVDLHESTGIYAGDPMDGVGQAIFHGESDAAADTAGAVADAVTRKFVDDPELEFRPGPFSSPESDPTGLLVHKAARDLGADAFLAETLSTGVELETRVRWHTAIVDRLLAGELLLEDAGDGSPPENRDDAEPSEPVDDGTDDEGQTGESPTARITTAPALGSDTTLEPGQTVTLDASQSSDPDGELVRYEWRLGDTGSFDETGETIDVTISATGDHPVALRVVDDDGATDVDRLTLSTDC
- a CDS encoding glycosyltransferase family 2 protein, whose translation is MTRVSVIIPTYNRAATLPRAIDSALAQTIDDLEVVVVDDGSTDDTESVLAEYEDPRVRPVLHATNRGANVARNTGLEHAHGEYVAFLDSDDEWQPTKLERQLAALEDRSSDWVGAYCGTAYDLSGASGRLRSIAASVLARSDDEPTREGGEELIGEILADNVQPGAGSTLLVRTDVAREVGGFDEDLDRFQDPEFCLRVLECGNLAYVDAALVRRNETGHPPADVTRTASRQYLSTYESEVERFEAEGYEIRSRHELIIAKRYFAEGRFLRALWHFRKAGASPRTYPGVCWVAGAGLRRRSRPIVVALVALLVVITLGRHTRSE
- a CDS encoding polysaccharide deacetylase family protein — its product is MTNRNRRSFVTTVAATGTLGLAGCLSRMREWRGADGEPATSQSSDGNDGDEAGDRLSLPGDPIDRFEDLDRWTPMIDAGQLEAGTADPYAGSQSAHLTAAEDTEYAAVYRTIPDGLDLSDKSLSLAVSFTGREQLHLTLELFAPNSRNVHAMQRTLVGPTDRWVRVDFGTDRVEGQPDLTDVREVRLIARRRADSTGPIDCRIDDLRATDRPETGAVMLLFDGTLESHYTAAFEQLQAYGFAGVEAVIPEAVGEDGRLTIDELSDLDAAGWDMAARPRTGARSLDEFPPEKQAELIRGTKAALESRGFEDGAKHFVTPRNVLGSTARDLVREYHEQAFRFGGGPNGLPLTDPHDAGFFAGDAGDVTKSYIDFAAEYGQLAVLHFEHVGENGMSERAFADLLEYVDAQDVDVVTATDLLERTSGGDR
- a CDS encoding glycosyltransferase family 2 protein, whose translation is MYRNASVGVVLPAYNEEGFVGDVIREMPAYVDRIYAIDDRSTDGTWDEIREAARADATATDRGNGESVDRLVADGGASALTNRAAVHDAIGRVVPIKHTENRGAGGAIKTGYLAALTDGVDATVTVDADGQMDLSQMQRLLDPIVDGGADYAKGNRLLSREYRDAMPRFRFVGNAVLTFLTKIASGYWKTMDPQNGYTAISHDALAAIEVENLYEYYGYCNDLLVKLNVHGMRVADVAMPAVYGDEESSITYWRYIPKVSSMLLRNFLWRLKTKYLVLDFHPLALFYLFGAATATTGVLGVGVVVSAALSSPGTPAVGSVTSLLLFVAGTAFLLLAMVFDMAESDTLETQIQ
- a CDS encoding flippase; translation: MNRSIASGVVSVVSAKVVVLVVTALSTPLLYRLLGAAAFGEYAFLLSVFAIYMIFVSSGVTDGVRKFLAEDRAAANWSEHVVGFYLRLAITLSVLGALLLVVATRVGLVGRAFGSELTSYFYVLAALVVTAQFRDYARKTLMGFGLERYSEPLKIVDKVGFVVVAVPLVYLGAGVFGALAGQLVASTLVAAIGLALVHRRVSLSCLFSRPTERFPRRQMLTFNSMSIALVFLLMSLYHIDIVMLQRFTESSAVGNYKAALTLAEFLWFIPMALQTVFVHSTSELWSQNRLREISDLASRTTRYTFLLTAVMAVGLAALADIAVPIYFGADATPAIAPLLLLLPGSLGFALARPILAISQGKGMLRYPVAATGAAAVINVVLNVTLIPRFGMHGAAVATSVGYGSMFLFHCWSARLVGFDPLSDARLGRSILATVLAAGPIVTLSTAIGNPWLALAVVPPAGFVIFVVFALLVGALDPAEPFEVLSTFPDPLGAKADAIRGWLAAGGTKQREQNRLHSLLFVVGLSLLVSGLTLGLLGSGIGSVTP